From Ananas comosus cultivar F153 linkage group 8, ASM154086v1, whole genome shotgun sequence, one genomic window encodes:
- the LOC109713912 gene encoding E3 ubiquitin-protein ligase RNF25 isoform X1 has protein sequence MAEEDEIRLEVEAAMAVYGDDCRVIREFPPHIAIRIRPRTADDSSQQFVEAVLAIKSSREYPNEAPHVYAIETKGLDENRKTYLITSVQQKAQELSSCPMLVALCEEAVEILSSMNHPDGDCPLCLYPLVREEKNASALPFMKLMSCFHCFHCECFFRWWRWLQAQSGTNQAEEPTVTAGNQRDMHEVVNQHQGNCPVCRKVFDEKDLEHVLGYLETYSFQSGSAVSDRDEKEKALLQSESENHRRQQFEALIKLQQERNGLIEPKKDLLILPGMFLPATSVPPTTSTEVGCSEQSDVNSCSSTMETDSNSSQIKATTNNRTNLSSRRRHKGHGSRKQQHAHSVKRQWIRKEEDGSEQ, from the exons atggcggaggaggatgagaTTCGCCTAGAGGTGGAGGCGGCCATGGCCGTCTACGGCGACGATTGCCGCGTGATCCGAGAGTTCCCCCCTCACATCGCCATCCGCATTCGACCCCGCACCGCCGACGATTCCTCGCAGCAG TTTGTCGAAGCAGTTCTTGCAATTAAATCTTCTAGGGAG TATCCAAATGAAGCTCCTCATGTTTATGCTATCGAAACAAAAGGCCTTGATGAGAATCGAAAGACATATTTAATCACAAGCGTGCAGCAAAAGGCACAGGAGCTGTCCTCATGCCCGATGCTTGTAGCTTTGTGTGAG GAAGCTGTGGAGATCCTATCCAGTATGAACCATCCTGATGGAGATTGCCCATTGTGTCTTTATCCTTTGgtcagagaagaaaaaaatgctTCAGCTTTGCCTTTCATGAAGCTGATGTCCTGCTTTCACTGCTTTCACTG TGAATGCTTTTTTAGGTGGTGGAGATGGCTCCAAGCGCAAAGTGGCACCAACCAAGCTGAAGAGCCTACTGTTACTGCGGGAAACCAGAGAG ATATGCATGAGGTTGTAAATCAGCACCAGGGAAATTGCCCAGTTTGTCGTAAGGTGTTTGATGAGAAGGATTTGGAGCATGTTCTTGGTTATTTGGAGACATATTCTTTTCAGTCG GGTTCTGCAGTATCAGACAGGGACGAAAAGGAAAAGGCATTGCTCCAATCTGAGTCGGAGAATCACAGGAGACAGCAATTTGAGGCCCTCATAAAGCTTCAGCAAGAAAGAAATGGCCTTATTGAACCTAAAAAGGATCTGCTCATATTGCCTGGAATGTTTCTTCCTGCTACTTCTGTTCCACCCACCACATCAACAGAAGTTGGCTGCAGCGAGCAATCTGATGTTAACTCGTGCAGTTCGACCATGGAAACGGATTCAAACTCTTCACAAATTAAAGCCACAACAAACAATCGGACAAACTTAAGCAGTAGGAGGAGACATAAAGGCCATGGTTCGAGAAAGCAACAACATGCGCATTCTGTGAAAAGACAATGGATTCGTAAAGAAGAGGACGGTTCAGAGCAATAG
- the LOC109713912 gene encoding E3 ubiquitin-protein ligase RNF25 isoform X2 has product MAEEDEIRLEVEAAMAVYGDDCRVIREFPPHIAIRIRPRTADDSSQQYPNEAPHVYAIETKGLDENRKTYLITSVQQKAQELSSCPMLVALCEEAVEILSSMNHPDGDCPLCLYPLVREEKNASALPFMKLMSCFHCFHCECFFRWWRWLQAQSGTNQAEEPTVTAGNQRDMHEVVNQHQGNCPVCRKVFDEKDLEHVLGYLETYSFQSGSAVSDRDEKEKALLQSESENHRRQQFEALIKLQQERNGLIEPKKDLLILPGMFLPATSVPPTTSTEVGCSEQSDVNSCSSTMETDSNSSQIKATTNNRTNLSSRRRHKGHGSRKQQHAHSVKRQWIRKEEDGSEQ; this is encoded by the exons atggcggaggaggatgagaTTCGCCTAGAGGTGGAGGCGGCCATGGCCGTCTACGGCGACGATTGCCGCGTGATCCGAGAGTTCCCCCCTCACATCGCCATCCGCATTCGACCCCGCACCGCCGACGATTCCTCGCAGCAG TATCCAAATGAAGCTCCTCATGTTTATGCTATCGAAACAAAAGGCCTTGATGAGAATCGAAAGACATATTTAATCACAAGCGTGCAGCAAAAGGCACAGGAGCTGTCCTCATGCCCGATGCTTGTAGCTTTGTGTGAG GAAGCTGTGGAGATCCTATCCAGTATGAACCATCCTGATGGAGATTGCCCATTGTGTCTTTATCCTTTGgtcagagaagaaaaaaatgctTCAGCTTTGCCTTTCATGAAGCTGATGTCCTGCTTTCACTGCTTTCACTG TGAATGCTTTTTTAGGTGGTGGAGATGGCTCCAAGCGCAAAGTGGCACCAACCAAGCTGAAGAGCCTACTGTTACTGCGGGAAACCAGAGAG ATATGCATGAGGTTGTAAATCAGCACCAGGGAAATTGCCCAGTTTGTCGTAAGGTGTTTGATGAGAAGGATTTGGAGCATGTTCTTGGTTATTTGGAGACATATTCTTTTCAGTCG GGTTCTGCAGTATCAGACAGGGACGAAAAGGAAAAGGCATTGCTCCAATCTGAGTCGGAGAATCACAGGAGACAGCAATTTGAGGCCCTCATAAAGCTTCAGCAAGAAAGAAATGGCCTTATTGAACCTAAAAAGGATCTGCTCATATTGCCTGGAATGTTTCTTCCTGCTACTTCTGTTCCACCCACCACATCAACAGAAGTTGGCTGCAGCGAGCAATCTGATGTTAACTCGTGCAGTTCGACCATGGAAACGGATTCAAACTCTTCACAAATTAAAGCCACAACAAACAATCGGACAAACTTAAGCAGTAGGAGGAGACATAAAGGCCATGGTTCGAGAAAGCAACAACATGCGCATTCTGTGAAAAGACAATGGATTCGTAAAGAAGAGGACGGTTCAGAGCAATAG
- the LOC109713913 gene encoding GTP-binding protein YPTM2 → MNPEYDYLFKLLLIGDSGVGKSCLLLRFADDSYLESYISTIGVDFKIRTVEQDGKTIKLQIWDTAGQERFRTITSSYYRGAHGIIVVYDVTDQESFNNVKQWLNEIDRYASENVNKLLVGNKCDLTENKVVSYETAKAFADELGIPFMETSAKNATNVEQAFMAMTAAIKNRMASQPAASNARPPTVQIRGQPVNQKTSCCSS, encoded by the exons ATGAATCCGGAATA TGATTATCTCTTTAAGCTTTTGCTTATTGGAGATTCGGGTGTTGGCAAATCGTGTCTCCTCCTAAGATTTGCG gacGACTCGTACTTGGAGAGCTACATCAGCACCATTGGAGTTGATTTT AAAATACGCACGGTGGAGCAGGATGGAAAGACAATCAAGCTTCAGATC TGGGACACTGCAGGCCAGGAACGTTTCAGGACAATCACTAGCAGTTACTATAGAGGTGCTCATGGTATTATT GTGGTATATGATGTGACGGATCAGGAAAGTTTCAATAATGTGAAACAGTGGCTAAACGAGATTGACCGTTATGCCAGTGAGAATGTCAACAAGCTTCTTGTCGGCAACAAGTGTGACCTTACCGAAAACAAAGTCGTCTCTTATGAAACAGCTAAG GCATTTGCTGATGAACTCGGAATCCCATTCATGGAGACTAGCGCAAAGAATGCCACTAACGTGGAACAGGCTTTCATGGCTATGACTGCTGCAATCAAGAACAG AATGGCGAGCCAGCCGGCTGCAAGCAACGCGAGGCCACCGACCGTGCAGATCCGCGGACAACCTGTCAATCAGAAGACCTCCTGCTGCTCTTCCTAA